ATCCAACGTACCTTCGGTTGTATCAGCGCCATAAAAAATGAGCGTATCGACGCCTCCGCTGGCGGTATCCTGCAAGGCTTTTATTGCCGCCGAGGAATCCGTTTTAGATGTATCGGGAAAAATGATGAGGCTATCGGCGCGCGATTCCTGGGAATAAAGCATTCCAGTGAAGATTAATAACAGGAAAATAATTTTAAAGTGATCGCGCATATTATTTTTCGAGGATAACCGTTACGGGGCCCGAGTTGTGAATTTCCACTTCCATCAGTGCACCGAAAATTCCTGTTGCAACGTGGATGCCTTTTTGACGAAGTAGTTCAATAAATTGCACATACAAAGGTTCTGCAATTTCCGGCTTTGCTGCATCAATGAAACTTGGCCGTCGTCCCTTTCGTGCATCTCCATAAACTGTAAATTGCGAGACAGCAAGAATTTCTCCCCCGACGTCAAGTAAGGATAGATTCATTTTTTCATCTGGATCGTTGAATATGCGAAGGTGTACGCATTTATCGGCCCAAAATGCCAGTTCTTCTTCCGTGTCACCTTCCCGAAATCCGATGAGCAGGACCAAACCCATTCCAATCTGACCGACGATCTGTCCATCGACCGAAACGCTGGCGTGACTGACGCGTTGAGCAACAATTCTCAAAAGATCTCCGTTTTAAAATAAAACCCCGAACTTGGTTCGGGGTTTATGGTCATAAAAGTTAATCAGTAAAATAATAGCGATTCTACCTTCTGCAAATCGGAATTTGTTAACCGCGTTTGGAGATCAATGCATATTTACGTTCGTTATATCCCGTATAGATCTGGCGCGGTCGGCCGATGCGTGTATCTTTGGATTCCATCATTTCTTTCCATTGCGCTATCCAACCCGGCATACGTCCGATGGCGAACAGCACGGTAAACATTTCAACCGGGAATCCCATGGCTTTGTAAATAATGCCGCTATAAAAATCCACGTTCGGATATAATTTTTTCTCGATAAAATACGGATCTTTCAACGCTACTTCTTCCAACTGATGAGCAATATCAAGCAGTGGATCATGGATTCCGAGCTTATTTAAAACTTTGTCACAAGTCTTTTTAATAATGGTGGCACGAGGGTCGAAATTTTTATATACGCGATGACCGAATCCCATGAGGCGATAATTGGAATTTTTATCTTTGGCCATGTCGACATATTTTTTAACATTGCCGCCGTCTTCATGAATATGTTTGAGCATTTCAAGTACTTCCTGATTGGCGCCTCCATGCAAAGGTCCCCATAACGCACAAATGCCGGCCGAGATAGCAGCAAATAAATTGGCATGGCTGCTCCCGACGAGACGTACGGTGGATGTCGAACAGTTTTGTTCATGGTCTGCATGAAGAATAAAGAGCAGGTCAAGTGCTTTTTCGATTTCGGGATCCACTTCGTACGGTTCGGCCGGTACGGCGAACATCATATTCAGAAAATTTGCACAATAACTAAGAGAGTTATTGGGGTAAATAAACGGTTGCCCAATCGATTTTTTATAAGAATACGCCGCAATAGTAGGAATTTTACCAAGCAATCTGAAAATCGACAAATTGACATGTTCATGATTGATCGGATCGATGGAGTCCTGATAAAACGTCGAGAGTGAACATACAACCGCCGATAACAATGCCATAGGATGCGCATCGCGGGGATAAGCATCATACAAGCTGCGTAAAGATTCGTGCAACATCGTGTGGCGCGTAATGTTGCGTTTGAATGAATCCAATTGCGTTTGTGTCGGTAATTCTCCATGAAGGAGTAAATAACTTACTTCGGTAAAATTGGAATGTTCACACAAGTCCTGAATGGAATAACCACGATACCGCAGGATACCTTTTTCTCCGTCGAGAAATGTGATGGCACTGGAGCAGGCTCCGGTATTACCGTAGCCGTGATCCATTGTGATCAATCCTGTTTCCGACCGTAATTTGGAAATATCAACTGCTTGTTCGTTTTCGGTGCCCGAGATGATGGGGAAATCCATCGTCTTGTCATCGTAATGAAGGGAGGCTTTCTTTACCATGGCAGCTCCTTGAATTTTAAGCCTTATAGTTTTATCCCGGCTGAATCGAGATGAAAATTATTTAATTATTAAGCAGACAAATTTATGATTGGCTGAAAGAGGTACTAAGAACTTGGCCAAAGATAATAAAAGGAATTTCATTAGGCAAGTTAAATTGCCGCTAGGCGTTAACGATTTTTCGTAGCGGGAGTGTAATCTTAAATTCAGTACCTTTACTGGACGAGCTTTCAAAGAAAATCGTACCTTTATGATTTTCAATAATCTTAAGCGAAATGGACAAACCGAGTCCGGTTCCTTTACCGACCGGTTTGGTTGTAAAAAACGGATCGAAGACTTTACTTTGAATTTCTCTTGGTATTCCAACGCCATTGTCGCGAATGGTGATGAGAATATTATTCGTACCGGCGATTGTTTTGATCCAGACGTCGCCCTGATTTTGAATAGCCTGGAAAGCGTTGGTCAATAAATTAAGTAACACTTGATTGATGTGTCCCGGGTTACAGTAAATCGGCGGAAGTTTTCCATAATCACGGTGAATATTGACACGCGTTTTGTATTCGTTTTTCAAAATATTCAGAGTGCTTTCGATACTGTCATTGATGGATACTTCTTTATAATTGGATTCATCGAGTCGTGAAAAATTCCGGAGATCTTCGACGATTTTTTGAGTTCGCTCAACGCCGTCCCGCATTTCTGAAACAATGTCGGGAAGCTCATTCAGGAATTTTTCAAATTTGGTTTCGTCAATCAAACGGTCGATTTCTTCGAGTTTTTTAGCAAGGTCGGAATGTTTCGGGTCCCCGTTATGCTTAAGCAATTCGTAAAAATCAAAAATATCGGTGAAAGCATGAAACATTCTCCGCACGTCATCAACTTTTCTTTCGAGTAAGGAGACATTTGCTTTCACATACGCGATCGGATTATTGATCTCATGGGCCACGCCTGCAACCAATTGGCCCAGTGAAGCCATTTTCTCAGAATGGATCAGATGCATCTGAGTTTCTTTGAGTTCGTTCAAAATCCGTTCAACGTTTTCTTTTTCTTTGATTAGCTCTTTGGTACGGTAAATTACTTTTTGTTCCAGTTCTGCGGTACGCTCATGCACTAGACTGATACGAAAGCGATAAACGGTGTAAACGCTGAAACCGATAAACATTAAAATAAATATAACGAACCACCAGCTTTTCCAAAATGGGGTAAGAATTGTAAAATGAACTGACAGCGGTTTTTCGTTCCAAACGCCGAATCCGTTTTGCGCCATGACTTCGAAGGCGTAACGTCCATTATTCAAATTAGTATAACGAATTTTGTTTTCACGGCTGGGCGCAGACCACTCATTGTCGAATCCAATTAACCTGTAACGGTACACGACATCGGTTTCATCTTTGAATGATAAACCTACAAATTCAAAAGTGATATTATTCTGTTCGTAAGGGACTTCTTGCTGTACCGGGGAAAACAAATGACTGAGAAAAGAGGAGTCATTGGACGCAAGAAAGGGATCGAGATCCCTGCGCGAAAGTATTTCTGTTTGTTTTTGCGATTTATCTTCGATCGTCATCTGTGTTAAATAGACGACCGGTGGTTGAATTGATTTAAATTGAGAACTGCGCGTCGACATACGTGTAATGCCGGAACTGGTGCCAATCCATATCAGATTGTCTGTGACCATCAATGAATTATGCGTACTGATTTCATTATCAATCAACCCTCGTTTTTTGGTGTAGATATTCAGTACTTTTCCGGTTACCGGGTCTACGTGATTGAGTCCGTTATTAGTACCAATCCACAGAGTGCCATCCGGATCACGTTCAATAGCATTGACGGTATTGTCCGACAGGCCGTCTTTTTTTGAAAAATGGCGCACGAGGTCACGAATATTAAAATTGGATGCGAGCAGAGGGATTTTATCAATTTCCAGGATACTGACTCCACGTTCGCCTCCAATCCACAAATTGCCCGCATTATCTTCGCATAAGGATAATGCCAGATCATCGGCCAGCCCGTCCGAGCGTGTATAACAGTGGAATCGTTGAGTTGCTTCATTGAATAACGCGAGACCTCCGCCGATCATGCCAACCCAGATACGTCGTTTTGCATCTTCATACACGCACCAGCCGTTGTTATTGATCAAACCGTCAAGCGTTGTAAATAATTTTACATCAAGGTTGCCGTCAGTTTTCAACCGGATATACCCCACGCCTTTATCCATACTGACAAACCAGATACGTTCCCGGGAGTCTACCAAAATGTCCGGTATCCAATTACCGGCTAAAGAGGGATAATTGGAAAGATTGATTGAAAAAAAATCCTGTATACTTTCAGAATGAGAAATGAGGTTCAATGCGGTTGTTTGTTTGGCTGAAGGTAAATTGGGATATTGTGCTAGATAATTTTTTGGAATGAACGCTTTGAGGCCGGTATAAGTGCCAAGCCAGAAAATACCCAGAGAATCGACTTCAATATCCCAGATGTTCGTAGCACCGAGCTCTTCCGATGACGTATACGACCGAACAACACGGTCGTTCAGGATTGATAAACCATTGCTCGTTCCCGCTAAAATTTCACCTTGACGGGTTTTAGCAAGAGTGATAATAGCCTCACCGGCTAAACCTTCGGATTGAGTAAACGAAACTAATTCGTCTGAGATCAATTTACTTGCGCCATTAGAGAACGTGCCGAACCAGAAATTATTTTCTTTATCTTCCATAACGGTATAAAATTGATCGCTGCCGAGTCCGTGACGTCCGTCATAATTCTTAAAGACGATGCGGTCATCTTGTACCTTTGCCCTGCTGATGCCTCTTTCCGTCGCAATCCAGACGTAACCGCGGCTGTCTTCGATGATCGAACGCACGGAATTATAAGCTAATCCGTCCGCCATTCTGTAATTTGAAATTCTATTTTTCTCAACGCGGCTTAAACCGAGTGGCGTTCCAACCCATAGTTGCTGTTTGCTGTCGAAACATAAAGCCTCGATACGATTATCGACTAATCCATTTTTGGTTGTGAGCGTTGATATGACAATTTTATTATCCTGAAGTAATTGTACAAAAGCAACGCCTTCCAAAGTACCGACAATGATTCGACCGGATGAATCTTTAGAAAGGCAATAGGTTACATTCGATGGCAGTCCATCTTGCGTAGTAATTGTTTTAAAAATATGCGAAGCGTGATTACGATAACTCAGACCGCTGGCTGTAGCAAACCATAAATTGCCTTCGCGATCTTCAAGGATTTTTTTGACAATGCCTTTACCGACGCCATCGGCATAATTGTAATTGACGAAAGAATCTTCACGTGTATAATAGCAGCTGATACCTTCATCGGTAGCCAACCATAAATTTAAATCACTGGATTGATAAATATCGCGAATAACGTTGCTGATCAGACCTTGCTCTTTCGTGTAATTAGTAAATGTCCGTCCGTTATAACG
The DNA window shown above is from bacterium and carries:
- the dtd gene encoding D-tyrosyl-tRNA(Tyr) deacylase, which encodes MRIVAQRVSHASVSVDGQIVGQIGMGLVLLIGFREGDTEEELAFWADKCVHLRIFNDPDEKMNLSLLDVGGEILAVSQFTVYGDARKGRRPSFIDAAKPEIAEPLYVQFIELLRQKGIHVATGIFGALMEVEIHNSGPVTVILEK
- a CDS encoding citrate synthase, which produces MVKKASLHYDDKTMDFPIISGTENEQAVDISKLRSETGLITMDHGYGNTGACSSAITFLDGEKGILRYRGYSIQDLCEHSNFTEVSYLLLHGELPTQTQLDSFKRNITRHTMLHESLRSLYDAYPRDAHPMALLSAVVCSLSTFYQDSIDPINHEHVNLSIFRLLGKIPTIAAYSYKKSIGQPFIYPNNSLSYCANFLNMMFAVPAEPYEVDPEIEKALDLLFILHADHEQNCSTSTVRLVGSSHANLFAAISAGICALWGPLHGGANQEVLEMLKHIHEDGGNVKKYVDMAKDKNSNYRLMGFGHRVYKNFDPRATIIKKTCDKVLNKLGIHDPLLDIAHQLEEVALKDPYFIEKKLYPNVDFYSGIIYKAMGFPVEMFTVLFAIGRMPGWIAQWKEMMESKDTRIGRPRQIYTGYNERKYALISKRG